A window of Watersipora subatra chromosome 10, tzWatSuba1.1, whole genome shotgun sequence genomic DNA:
gtatgtatgtaactcatatataactacatgtagctactcaagatagttgacacaTTCACATTACcttctagaacttgctaaagcctTGCCCGCTAGGGGATAAACACGTACAAGcttctgtatgtatggttacattgactcttatgcacatttcatacaagacaaactaaaACCTTATCTGGATCTTTTTTTAAGAGCTAGCTAGCATTTGTCTGCATTACACCTCCAAttacagtgcaccagcaagTCTCATTCTCAATAAGTGACCAAGTAGACTATCTTCTACATTGCACCGAGTTAGCTTGTTTTCTTAGAGCACTCTCTGTATCAGCAAGAGAGCTGTTTATTAtcctaaaacttagctttaagtgtgggtttagtaagctaaacttatttgaaatgagttcaaagtttatgttatacgtacgtaTCTCTttaaggtaagaactccttaccatacatactgcatttggtacacattataatgttgcattttattgtagatcataaccactgaataCATTAAGAACAAtacagttattgtaggtaactatagttactggaGTTAGCATAATATTATGTTACTAACTTTcaatatgtaaaacatttttataaaattctgACAATTTTTACCAAGGGATGTTTGCGttgtttaattacaatggtctctatacccctacatacgatgccaacccttgAAACAGATCATCATCGTATTTGTAGGGTACACTGTATAGCGGTGTGGCAGGGCAGTTTGCAGTCTGGCGGAACCATTTTCTTATATTAAAGTAGATTTGTGTTCTAGTATTAAGACAAATTGAAGGAAAACTTCATTGCTAAGTACAGTTGTGTATTATTACCTGTTTGATAAAGTGCTCACTCTGTGCTATGTAGGTTGAACACACTGACTGAGCTCAAGTCATTGGACTTAACAGGCAATTACTTCCCCCAAGGTCTACCCTCTTCAATTAACCAGCTGAGATCACAAGAGTCACTCAAGTTGTCCTCCTGTGAGCTGAGAGATCTTCCTTCATGGTGAGTCACATTGTGTTAAAGATTGATTGACAGCTCAAGGTTTCATTGCATTAACAGTAACAGATAACATTCCAGATTGGGTTTCAATAATGTTCacaacatatttatttattggtatttacgatatttcaataataataagctatacagtagacgctcctgcagcataaataaACTGTTCCATGAATGTATACTATATaaacattttacattatacaaacagcaaaatacatgtaaattgcctaattcattcaaaaaattttCCGAACTCACTCTTTTGGCaatacaaaaagtaaaaaaccTTAAATTTGTAATTGGTTGACTGTATTGCAATTGTAATATGATTGGTGTGCATTGACAACTTGTCTCCTGTTTCTGATCATTTTCACTGGTTCTATACACAATAGTTGTAGTAATTTTACGATAAGTGGATGGAAAATGCACATCTTTGACATCCATTTTGAACAACTTGTTCATTTtatagacagcaaagtctattctggaATGTAAATCTTATAACAACTATTTTATACGACTACAATGAAgcgaaacaaaaatataattctaTATGAAATATCGGTGTCTACCTGGTCGGTTTCACCTGTATCCAGGGTTCAAGGTTAGAATTGAAGAAAACTTTTGACAATATTCTCAACTCGTggcattcagcttggtagactgatgctgtaacacctgcatcgattgccttcaagtatttattaacaattgtaCAGCTCCTAATTTCTGTTTTTTCcgacacacctgacaatctaTCACGATGAGCTGGAATGTCttggaagttgtatatataatatatacatataacgcTATAATTACGTAATTTTTCTCACAAGTGTGGCAAGTTATGTTACTCTCTAAATCGAATTGACAAGTTGCCTTCACTTGACAAAAAACTAAAGACAACCAAAGacaaaaagcaaaaactttgcatatttttacattatttggagtttatgttataggaggtatacgttttagaagtgtctactgtataattaTAATCTAATTGTTTGGAAGCCATATTATTTCTCTATGCTGAGTTTGTTCTGtaacaatgtttttttgtgtgcTATAGATTGCATTAGATCAAATATAATGCATTCAAGGTCATTCGATGGTCACTCGGCGCTTAAAAGTTTATTAATCAGTTTAGTCCAACAAACTGatttaaactatgttaattCTTGTTCAGCTTGAATATCACAGCCTTTGAGCAAGCAATCGACTTGTAGCATTGATCTAGTTTCATCCAATAGGAAGGTGACAAGAACTCATAACTAACCAATCATATTAATCTTTTCCTCTAACAAAGTTAGGAAACCTGACACTGTTTGACCATCATGATACCTTATCATATTCATTATTTTGGTCTATTGAGTTTGGTTACAAGATTTAATTCTAGGTTCTGTTGTTTGAAGAATCGGATTATATGGCTCTACCCCATCAGTGTACCTGAAATACACATAGCTATCCAGCTTTTAAGTGCAAGACTTGTGGATTAAGATTCTATTATTCGCCATTCACTTCAAAGTTATTCAATTCGTTATTACATCTCTATATCAGTAACATTACAAACACATTAGCAGTTCATAATGGGTGTGTTCTCCAGTATGGATCATTTACAGGAGGTTCATCTAACAGTGATATTAGCAATGTATCGTATCTTATGGAGGTATGAAAAGGATGTAGAGTTAAAAATACATGATTCAATACTGAACGAGTACATGAAGTTCCTAGAGCTGGTCCAGAGTTGTTGGTCCCTGAAATATAAGGTTTTTGATAAATGAGACCAACTTTCTATGTAGCCTGTTCAGATGTGTAGGTTCAGAATGTGGTTGGATTTAACCAATCATGGTTTAGTTTCCCTGTGAAGTACAACAAACACTCACATGTCATGTTGCTATGCATTGTCTGAAGAACAGGATATGGGAGTTCTTCATAATAAAAGTAGGATAGTTGTGGTGCTTCACAAATCATCAATTGATTATGTTTAGAATTGTTAGAAATACTAAGTTTGTCAATACACATAATTATGATATTGTTTAACATAACGATAATTTGAGATCATATGTGTTGCAGGTTGAACACTTTTACTAGGCTAAAAGAGATAGATCTATCACGTAACTCTTTCTCTGGTGGTCTACCAGAAGTAATCACCCAGCTCAACTTATTGGAGTCACTTAACTTGTCTGACTGTAAACTCACAGAACTACCTGCAACGTAAGTCCCATTATATAAACTTTCACCGCAAATTTTCAGCCtgattaatataatttataaatatgttacgGTACTACAACATAAATATTAGATGGttcaaaatacttttattgttaTCACTGTACTACCTAGTTATGTAAATGAACGTTATTTAGAGTTGTCCATGAATGTTTTAACTGACTAATAATAATCCTATTCTTTTTGTAcagatatattataaacaatctGCTTGGCTACAGAGAAACATTCATAGCAAGTTTCTCAAGATATCTGATAAAAAGTTCATTTTGATTTCCATCAATTACCAAACTGGTTTCTTTTTGATTTGGTTTATTGTTTACCATACTGGGGTCATTACAATTACCAGAAGTTGTCACTTCATGAGTCTATTATCTGGTACAACTGATTTCACTCAGCCCTGATTGCTGGCAGTTATTTCAGTTACTTTCTATGTTGCCTTACTCATTTATTGCACGTGGAATATTTAACGTTTAAAATTCTAACTCTCGTGCAAAATCACTCTGTGTTTATCTTTACATATAGGGTTGCCATGACTAGCAGAAACTTTATTGTCAGCTACAGACCCCTAGTACTAGCAATAACTACATGCATTGGCTATAATATGTTAGCTTGTCCAAGTCAGCTCCTCATAGTAGTAAAAGGGAAGTCAGCACGTAAACCGGGAGTTTTACCTGTATTAAATGGTGGAGCCATTGCTCTGTGATGAGGAAAAATTTTGTCTCGTGCCATAAGTTTTCATGAACAGCCAACTCGTGGGCAATTCAGGCTTCCCAATGGTATACAAgcttatttgtttttattaaaaatatattatttaaagacGTCTTACCTAATGTCTTTTTACTCTCCTTTAAGTTTCTGAATTTCAAATTAGGACAAAAGGTATTCTTAAACCTTATGATGACTGCCAACTCCGACTAataatcaaatacatgtataatgtttgGTTTCATCCGTAAATTCCTGTTAGAGTAAGATTTTTACTCAAGTGAATTTcattacaaagtttttttcattaGAGAGTCATGTTCCTGTAATCTTGACCTAAAACTTTAACCTTTTGAAGATGTTCCTATACGAAAAAATGCTAGTATAATTCTATGACTGTTTTGCGATGAGCTTTGTACACATTTTCTAATCAGTCATCAGTAATATATCACTGGTGCCAACCAGTGGAGGCAGCAACAGGGTgcatattatgttataataaagGTAGAGACAATTGAATGTTAATCAGTCTCCAGCACCACTTTATATGACTGTAATCAAGTTATTTTGCTCTTGGTAGTATCACTAGTATAagcatacagtcaaacatggataactcaaactgcTCGAGACTGAgcaaaactgttcgagttatcGAAGCGTTCAAATTATCAGACCATTATCACAAGTGTGTGTGTATTTATTCATAGATACAGGTATATACAcgaactatatataaataaaaaacatagattgcttgttgtaGGTTAGAGGGCCTAtcatgtcaaattttaaaagagtttttTCAGAAAGTTCCAGAAGTTTGTCCAGACATAGATCAACATATATTTTTCATATGTTAGATTTTGCCTGTTGTTTCatgtgatgtgactgctaggatgttttaagatgaaaatcggtaaaacttgatctctgttaaaacgctaaaaaaattcatatttgtcttgtgagctttttaactgcgaTTAAATTGTGTCGATTTTTATCTTAAAACACCTAAGCAGTcgcatcacctaaaacaacaaagaaaATCTTAAAGGATGGGAAAatacttaaattttttgattaaaCATTTAAGGGCAATGCAAAAAGCATGTTACTTTATAAATGTTACATTTAAAAAGTTATcaagtgtagtctgtgacaaagTGTTCTGTTGAAAAAGATCAACAGTGTAACTGAGTGTAGATGAAGTCTTTAAATAGCTATTATAGTCATTGCACTCTCTTGTATCTATAAAATGGTGTAGGACTTTTAAGACAGTTTTTGCATCAGTTACTGTAGGTGGATCAGGCTCAACATTCTCAGCTTTATCCTGATCTTCTTTATCAAAATCATCCAGGGTACGGCAATATGTTACATACTACACAATCTCTGCATCACTTAAATGTCCAGGGCCCAGCGTCGAGTGAGGGAAGAGAACAGAAAAGACAGACTGAGGCCAAAACCTCTGCTCGGCCAACAACTTGGCCCTCATTAGAGCTTCCGGTCAGTTAAGTccggttcccatatacgtcgcaaagcaccggcgacacaccgcaggctattagcgatgaaatgggagcGTATGCGCCGGGTTCCACCGAGGATCGCAGTGTACCGCCGGTGGATGCCGGCGGTCGACGCAAGAGTTTGCtcatgttcaaatttcgcaaagaGTCGCAGGCAAAATCCGACCCAAAATgcattgtacaggtgaaggtcagtcTATTCAACTCGTCGGAGCAAAGAGACAAGCATGGCTAATGAGGAATTCCAATTGATTTTGTTGGTTCAGAAGTACCCAGCCTTATACGACAGACAAGGTGAatgtaaattattataatagtacGTTGATTAATTTATCGTAGTGGTGGAAAGTGATTAATTAGTATGTAGTTATGAAACAGTACTTAAATTGGTGATATAACTTTCAGTAACACTAAATAACTCGGTGCGATAAGTAAAGTTtactctttttaaaataattattggtTTGAGTATACATTGGTTGTCTTTATTTTAATAgtctatttattttaaccattctAATGGTGTATGCATAACATATTTGATGGAATATCTGAGAGTGCCAAATTTACTAATTTGGTATGTGCTcacacgtgtatatatatatatatatatatatatatttatatatatatatatatatatatattatatatatatctatatatgcgTGCACTATAATAATACTGCTATgtgttattaataaaaaatacttttgcatgtgttattatatataactgcATTCTAAGCTGCttataaatgtataaacattCTATGGTGTATGTATGTAGAAGTATTTGCTGAATATGTGTGAGTAGTATGGGTCATTTTTCTAACTTGAATTTATTATTGCAGACCAGTTCTACAAATGGCCAACTATGAAGGCAAATGCTTGGCAGGAAATAGCAGAGCAGTTGACTATGGGCGCGCAGGAGTGTGAAGCGAAGTTTAGGAACTTCAAGACTAGGttttccaaatatttgaaagaCAGAAGAGGTAATTGAGTGTTGTGGACTATCATTCATTCTTTAACTTGAAGCATTTtcaatgttgtttttaaaactaattatCAACCGGCTGAAATTTGAATCTCTCTAGGTGCTTCTGGATGTGGAGCAGCAGATGTGAGGTCCACTAAAGCCAGAGTTTGAGGTGGCAAGGTTTTTAATAACTCACATCAAACACCGAGAGCCCAAGTCAAACTCAGTTGTAGAAGTCAAGGCTGTTACAGATTTATTGACAACAGAGTCTGCTGACCCCATATCAATTGACCATTCGACGACAGACCCTTTGACGACAGACCCTACGACGACAGACCCTACTATGACAGACCCTACGATGACAGACCCTACAACAACAGACCCTACAACGACAGAGACACGCCCTCGTCCAACAGCATTATTTTCACCAACCCAAGCCAGGAAACGAACATGGCAAAAAACTACAGACAGCCAAGAGGTAATATAAACTATTTGACAGAGCATTTTGTGTTAGTTCTTCACAGCTGTCAAATACTCACAGAATATTTTTTTAGCTAACAAATATTAATCAGATGAGCAATTTATTTACCAGATTGATCGGGCTATACTTGCTGCAATACAAGAAGAACAACAGAATGACAGGGATGAGGACATGCTCTTCTGCATGGCACTAGTTCCAAAGCTGCGGAAAATAAAAGGGCTAGCCAAATCCAAATGTCATCTGGACATATTAACACTTGTTGCCAATGCAGAAATAAATGCTGAACAGCATAAACCGCACAACAATGAACCGCCACAGCAATCATTTACCTCTCCACTTGATATGTAATTTtgtaatatgtatttatgttatcacaatatatatttacatatatataatatttatcaatatatattatttatgtattttgctatcataataaatggaaaataataattaCATTACTATATTTTACAGCATATTAAATATAGtaactaaatattatataagttGCTTAGTCAAGCCTTTTCCCGCAACTATTAACGTATTCCACTTGCCAGCTCAGGCTGCCTTCAGGgctgtttaaataatttttaaactgCTCCCTTACAAGTTTTGCATTGGTTGTGTAATTAGGGCCAGCTATGCGATCTAGGTTGACTAGTGCCGTCTGTTTCACTTCTCTCCAGTCTCCCGGGACTACATTGCCAGTGCTATCATAACTGTCAACAAACCCGGCCGGTATGTAGGTGGCATTGTCAGTCAAGTTTAAGTAATTGTGCAGGCAAACGCAAGCCTGCACAATTTTGTCGACTGTTTCTATGGATGCCCTGATTGGCCTGCGGAAAATCCGCCAGCGAGCGGACATAATGCCAAAAGAGTTTTCGATGGTGCGCCTTGACGCTGACAGACGGTAATTATAAACCTTCTGGTCTTGTGTGAGGATTCGACCTGGATATGGCTTCATCAGCCACGGTTTCAGTGGAAATATGTCGTCACCTAATAGCGTGTATGGTAGCAATGTTCCATTCACCGATTTTGCTGAAGGGAGGTCGTGTTTCGCATCAATGAAGCTGTTGAAAAATGATGACTGGCTAAAAATGGCGGCGTCGTTGTCTCTCCCAAAACTGCCAATGCTCACATATGTGAACA
This region includes:
- the LOC137406877 gene encoding putative nuclease HARBI1, with amino-acid sequence MSPERFEHLLSLVSPHMKERRCRSREVISHKERLALTIRYLATGDSQQSQSFNFRIGRSTVCKIIKEVCQAIWDGLYSKYLCTPKSKEEWATIGEQFTEKWHFPNVLGAIDGKHIMIDCPKFGGSLYYNYKHFHSTVLLEMCDANYLFTYVSIGSFGRDNDAAIFSQSSFFNSFIDAKHDLPSAKSVNGTLLPYTLLGDDIFPLKPWLMKPYPGRILTQDQKVYNYRLSASRRTIENSFGIMSARWRIFRRPIRASIETVDKIVQACVCLHNYLNLTDNATYIPAGFVDSYDSTGNVVPGDWREVKQTALVNLDRIAGPNYTTNAKLVREQFKNYLNSPEGSLSWQVEYVNSCGKRLD